One Thermoanaerobaculales bacterium DNA window includes the following coding sequences:
- a CDS encoding peroxiredoxin, giving the protein MALKLGDKAPNFKAQTTQGSIDFYEWMGNDWALLFSHPADFTPVCTTELGCVAKMKREFDRRGVKVIGLSVDTLTNHKKWLKDIEDTQQVTLNYPVIADPKREVADLYGMIHTNGDLLTTGRSVYVIDANKKVRLIISYPESTGRNFDEILRAIDSLQLTSDYEVATPVNWTRGQDVMILPSVSKELAMKRFPMGWTEQNSYIRLVPDPRR; this is encoded by the coding sequence ATGGCACTGAAGCTGGGGGACAAGGCTCCGAACTTCAAGGCGCAGACGACCCAGGGCTCGATCGACTTCTACGAGTGGATGGGCAACGACTGGGCGCTGCTGTTCTCCCACCCGGCCGACTTCACGCCGGTGTGCACGACCGAGCTCGGCTGCGTGGCCAAGATGAAACGGGAGTTCGACCGGCGAGGAGTCAAGGTGATCGGGCTGTCCGTCGACACCCTCACCAACCACAAGAAGTGGCTGAAGGACATCGAGGACACGCAGCAGGTGACCCTGAACTACCCGGTGATCGCGGACCCAAAGCGCGAGGTCGCGGACCTCTACGGCATGATCCACACCAACGGCGACCTGCTGACCACCGGTCGTTCGGTGTACGTGATCGACGCCAACAAGAAGGTCCGGTTGATCATCAGCTACCCGGAGAGCACCGGCCGCAACTTCGACGAGATCCTGCGCGCCATCGACTCGCTCCAGCTGACCAGCGACTACGAGGTGGCGACGCCGGTGAACTGGACCCGGGGCCAGGACGTGATGATCCTGCCGTCGGTGTCCAAGGAGCTGGCGATGAAGCGGTTCCCGATGGGCTGGACGGAGCAGAACTCCTACATCAGGCTGGTCCCCGACCCGCGGCGGTAG
- a CDS encoding sulfatase-like hydrolase/transferase, which yields MRRASLFFAALALLVACGRDQADRGHNLVLVTLDTTRADHLGCYGATTVQTPNLDRIAAAGTVFDRAFAVAPITAPSHASILSGTFPPFSRVRDNDVFAVPRELPWLPAILKERGYRTAGFVAAFPLRSGVGFGRGFDSFSDTLEAPASSLVITNLQTVGVPSRQGERISEEFGLWLDARADDRPFFAWLHYYDPHWPYRAGAGYAELYVDQPYAGEIAYMDDCIGSVLRALDRHGLSESTGLVAVADHGEGLGDHGEPTHALLLYNATLRVPLIARFPWIEQQRPRVATAVSNADVAPTILDALGHPPDSLGLPFQGRSLLPLLRPANEGATDHQLEDRPLYFETFYPYHHYRWSPLSGFVSGERKFIHGPQDELFDLGSDMSESHPIGSPEDLARERERLARLDAELRRGRPEASQHELDREQLAQLQALGYAAGGIGIDAEELVDLSALTHPRASFDVFDRYNQISGLMQEQRIAEALEIAQSIAAADPRQKEARLMAATFAARLNRLDTADRAFAELARDFPDKDVVFQAGSYFLNRGQLGQARQCFERLVAADAGDLESLTRLARIAVAESAPDEARRLLEQALAVDPTYRESLVALAVLLDRQGMPEARHHFETAAARYPFDPEVNFDYGVFLLRHARDREGLERLQRAATLSSGGLFAAAHFALASHFEQRGDLEQARAHLRQVVLDTDDPSALRQAQAKLAELGGG from the coding sequence ATGCGCCGGGCTAGCCTCTTCTTCGCCGCCCTCGCCCTGCTCGTCGCGTGCGGTCGGGACCAGGCGGACCGCGGTCACAACCTCGTGCTCGTCACCCTCGACACGACCCGGGCCGACCACCTCGGGTGCTACGGTGCGACCACCGTCCAGACGCCCAACCTCGACCGCATCGCCGCCGCCGGCACCGTGTTCGACCGGGCGTTCGCGGTCGCGCCGATCACCGCGCCCTCCCATGCCTCGATCCTGTCCGGCACCTTCCCACCCTTCAGCCGGGTCCGCGACAACGACGTCTTCGCCGTGCCCCGCGAGCTGCCGTGGCTGCCGGCGATCCTCAAGGAGCGCGGCTATCGCACGGCGGGCTTCGTGGCCGCGTTCCCCCTTCGCTCCGGGGTCGGGTTCGGCCGCGGCTTCGACTCGTTCAGCGACACCCTGGAGGCGCCTGCCAGCAGCCTGGTCATCACCAACCTCCAGACCGTCGGAGTCCCCAGCCGGCAGGGCGAGCGCATCTCCGAGGAGTTCGGGCTCTGGCTCGACGCCCGCGCCGACGATCGCCCGTTCTTCGCCTGGCTCCACTACTACGATCCCCACTGGCCGTACCGTGCGGGGGCGGGTTACGCCGAGCTCTACGTCGACCAGCCCTACGCCGGCGAGATCGCCTACATGGACGACTGCATCGGCAGCGTGCTGCGCGCCCTCGATCGCCACGGGCTCAGCGAGAGCACGGGCCTGGTGGCGGTGGCCGACCACGGCGAGGGGCTCGGAGACCACGGCGAGCCGACCCACGCCCTGCTGCTCTACAACGCCACCCTGCGCGTCCCGCTCATCGCCCGGTTCCCCTGGATCGAGCAGCAGCGGCCTCGCGTGGCCACAGCCGTCTCCAACGCCGACGTGGCGCCCACCATCCTCGATGCCCTGGGCCATCCTCCCGACTCACTCGGCCTGCCGTTCCAGGGGCGGTCGCTGCTGCCGTTGCTCAGGCCCGCGAACGAAGGCGCAACCGATCACCAATTGGAGGATCGTCCCCTCTACTTCGAGACCTTCTACCCCTACCACCACTACCGGTGGAGCCCACTCTCCGGATTCGTCAGCGGTGAGCGCAAGTTCATTCATGGGCCGCAGGACGAGCTCTTCGATCTGGGCAGCGACATGAGCGAGAGCCATCCCATCGGCTCGCCCGAGGACCTGGCACGAGAGAGGGAACGTCTGGCCCGGCTTGACGCCGAGCTACGGCGTGGCCGGCCCGAGGCGAGCCAGCACGAGCTGGACCGGGAGCAGCTGGCCCAGCTGCAGGCACTCGGCTATGCGGCCGGCGGCATCGGGATCGACGCCGAGGAGCTGGTCGACCTGTCGGCGCTCACCCACCCACGCGCCAGCTTCGACGTCTTCGACCGCTACAACCAGATCAGCGGGCTGATGCAGGAGCAGCGCATCGCAGAGGCTCTGGAAATCGCGCAGTCGATCGCCGCGGCCGATCCGAGACAGAAGGAGGCCCGTCTCATGGCGGCCACCTTCGCCGCCAGGCTCAACCGCCTCGACACCGCCGATCGCGCGTTCGCCGAGCTTGCCCGCGACTTCCCCGACAAGGACGTCGTGTTCCAGGCCGGCAGCTACTTCCTCAACCGCGGCCAGCTTGGCCAGGCGCGGCAGTGCTTCGAGCGCCTGGTCGCGGCCGATGCGGGCGACTTGGAGTCCCTCACCCGACTGGCCCGGATCGCGGTCGCGGAGTCGGCCCCTGACGAGGCGCGCCGCCTTCTCGAGCAGGCGCTGGCGGTCGACCCCACGTACCGGGAGTCCCTGGTCGCGTTGGCCGTGCTGCTCGACCGGCAAGGCATGCCGGAGGCCCGCCACCACTTCGAGACCGCGGCGGCCCGGTACCCCTTCGATCCCGAGGTCAACTTCGACTACGGCGTCTTCCTCCTCCGCCACGCTCGCGATCGCGAGGGCCTCGAGCGGCTCCAGAGGGCGGCCACGCTTTCCAGCGGCGGGCTCTTCGCCGCCGCCCACTTCGCCCTCGCGTCCCACTTCGAGCAGCGGGGAGACCTCGAGCAGGCGCGAGCTCACCTGCGGCAGGTAGTGCTGGACACGGACGACCCATCCGCCTTGCGCCAAGCGCAAGCCAAGCTTGCAGAGCTCGGCGGCGGGTGA
- a CDS encoding peptidylprolyl isomerase, which translates to MSASQSSSRRLLVRLVTLALALAAGCSRGVSPDAVAVYDGGWITAAEARSYLGSLDRRRLRTGAALDTEQGLTDLLGDFALLKILAAEAVGTPPAPAALYLDPRGSLLVGYYVERTGKRSHEVTEDEALAFYNEHLADRFTAPEAIKLQHLFLRADRHSPEELAALERTILDRLDAGTPFADLVSTYSESGSSTREGIVGPVYRGRMEPSFEDAVYRLAPGRPGVVRTPTGVHVVVVLEIRPPEVTPYEAVKQQIVNAIMDRRNEAEREQLLATLRSRHAVLDRSGDPSIGPDDVALEIGDREMTKRQLDTYLAARTMTRGNVIGAEQNLRQRLVDELVNSNLLYLDAVERGLDREQAFIDRWELRELRRRAQLAEQQRIEAWAQSVSADEVLRFYHDNQARFALPQRFEASYLQMPLGGGPPFELQQALEGLAAFAAAANSDPAELERRCAEAGVVYVDMGWATPVDAARIGPEFQRRLLAMSGPGSTPVFEDEGWLFAILVRAVEARRPLALPADHELIRDRYVELRRNEILAEIKARALEERHFRVLSTAVFEAADAPG; encoded by the coding sequence GTGAGCGCTTCGCAGAGCAGTTCCCGACGCCTTCTCGTCCGCCTGGTGACCCTGGCCCTCGCCCTCGCCGCGGGCTGCTCCCGAGGCGTTTCCCCCGACGCGGTCGCGGTCTACGATGGCGGCTGGATCACCGCGGCGGAGGCCAGGAGCTACCTCGGCTCGCTTGACCGGCGCCGGCTGCGCACCGGTGCCGCGCTCGACACCGAGCAGGGGCTGACGGATTTGCTCGGCGATTTCGCGCTCCTCAAGATCCTGGCAGCCGAAGCCGTCGGCACGCCGCCGGCGCCGGCCGCCCTCTACCTCGATCCCCGCGGCAGTCTGCTCGTCGGCTACTACGTCGAGCGCACCGGCAAGCGCAGCCACGAGGTGACCGAAGATGAGGCGCTCGCGTTCTACAACGAGCATCTCGCCGACCGCTTCACGGCACCGGAGGCGATCAAGCTCCAGCACCTCTTCCTGCGCGCCGACCGCCATTCCCCGGAGGAGCTCGCGGCGCTCGAGCGGACGATCCTCGATCGACTGGACGCCGGCACCCCGTTCGCCGACCTGGTGAGCACCTACTCCGAGTCCGGCAGCTCGACTAGGGAGGGGATCGTGGGCCCGGTCTACCGCGGCCGCATGGAGCCCTCCTTCGAGGACGCGGTCTACCGCCTGGCCCCGGGACGACCGGGCGTGGTTCGCACCCCCACCGGAGTCCACGTCGTCGTGGTGCTCGAGATACGGCCGCCCGAGGTGACGCCCTACGAGGCCGTGAAGCAGCAGATCGTCAATGCCATCATGGATCGTCGCAACGAGGCCGAGCGAGAGCAGCTGCTCGCAACGCTGCGCTCGCGCCACGCCGTGCTCGACCGCAGCGGCGACCCGAGCATCGGTCCCGACGACGTCGCGCTCGAGATCGGCGACCGCGAAATGACGAAGCGGCAGCTCGACACCTACCTCGCCGCGCGCACCATGACCAGGGGCAACGTCATCGGCGCCGAGCAGAACCTCCGGCAGCGGCTCGTGGACGAGCTCGTGAACAGCAACCTGCTCTACCTGGACGCGGTCGAGCGCGGCCTCGACCGCGAGCAGGCGTTTATCGATCGCTGGGAGCTGCGCGAGCTGCGCAGGAGGGCCCAGCTGGCGGAGCAGCAGCGGATCGAGGCCTGGGCGCAGTCGGTGAGCGCTGACGAGGTGCTGCGGTTCTATCACGACAACCAGGCCCGTTTCGCGCTGCCGCAGCGCTTCGAGGCCAGCTACCTTCAGATGCCCCTCGGCGGCGGTCCGCCGTTCGAGCTCCAGCAGGCGCTCGAGGGTCTGGCCGCGTTTGCCGCCGCTGCAAACAGCGATCCCGCAGAGCTCGAGCGGCGCTGTGCCGAGGCCGGCGTCGTGTACGTCGACATGGGATGGGCCACACCGGTCGATGCGGCGCGCATCGGCCCGGAGTTCCAGCGGCGCCTGCTGGCGATGTCGGGGCCCGGGTCCACCCCCGTGTTCGAGGACGAGGGTTGGCTGTTCGCCATCCTGGTCCGCGCAGTGGAGGCCCGCCGGCCACTGGCCCTGCCCGCCGACCACGAGCTGATCAGGGACCGCTACGTCGAGCTGCGCAGAAACGAGATCCTGGCCGAGATCAAGGCGCGTGCGCTCGAGGAACGGCACTTCCGCGTCCTGTCCACCGCCGTGTTCGAGGCGGCAGATGCGCCGGGCTAG